One Triticum dicoccoides isolate Atlit2015 ecotype Zavitan chromosome 5B, WEW_v2.0, whole genome shotgun sequence genomic window carries:
- the LOC119308552 gene encoding carbamoyl-phosphate synthase small chain, chloroplastic-like has protein sequence MLPQMRPLPSRPAVHAVHRRTSPAPPSIGGLGQHGRVTFGRTTTPVVCRSVASPAANQGAQAVERPWKLSDARLVLEDGSVWNAKSFGASGTQVGEVVFNTSLTGYQEIFTDPSYAGQFVLMTNPHIGNTGVNSGDEESIKCFLGGLIIRNLSICTSNWRCTETLDEYLRKRNIMGIYDVDTRAITRRLREDGSLIGVLSTDQSLKDEELLEMAKNWKIVGVDLISDVTCDAPYEWVDKTGSGWEFNDNQSSETFHVVVYDFGVKHNILRRLASYGCKITVVPASWPASDVLNLKPDGVLFSNGPGDPAAVPYAVKTVQEIVGKVPVFGICMGHQLIGQALGGKTFKMKFGHHGGNHPVRDNRTGRVDISAQNHNYAVDPESLPEGVQVTHINLNDQSCAGLVFPKMKLMSLQYHPESSPGPHDSDLAFGEFVELMKNNRL, from the exons ATGCTCCCCCAGATGCGCCCCCTCCCTTCCCGCCCAGCAGTCCACGCCGTCCACCGGCGCACCTCCCCCGCGCCGCCCTCTATCGGCGGACTTGGGCAGCATGGCCGAGTGACCTTCGGGAGGACGACGACGCCCGTGGTATGCCGCTCCGTCGCCAGTCCGGCAGCGAATCAGGGGGCGCAAGCGGTGGAGAGGCCTTGGAAGCTTAGCGACGCTCGCCTCGTTCTCGAGGACGGCTCCGTGTGGAATGCCAAATCGTTCGGTGCTTCCGGGACTCAAGTCGGCGAGGTGGTTTTCAATACCTCATTGACAGG GTACCAGGAGATTTTTACTGATCCTAGCTACGCTGGTCAGTTTGTTTTGATGACCAACCCTCATATTGGAAACACCGGGGTTAACTCTG GTGACGAAGAATCCATAAAATGCTTCCTTGGTGGCTTAATCATACGGAACCTAAGTATATG TACTTCCAACTGGAGGTGCACAGAAACACTTGATGAATATTTGAGAAAGAGGAACATTATGGGCATAT ATGATGTGGACACACGTGCAATAACACGCAGGTTAAGAGAAGATGGCAGTCTCATTGGTGTTCTAAGTACCGACCAGTCTCTTAAAGACGAGGAATTGTTGGAAATGGCCAAAAATTGGAAAATTGTTG GTGTTGATTTGATAAGTGATGTTACTTGTGATGCTCCATATGAATGGGTAGACAAGACCGGTTCAGGATGGGAGTTCAACGACAATCAGTCAAGTGAAACTTTTCAT GTCGTCGTGTATGATTTTGGAGTCAAGCATAACATTTTGAGACGCCTGGCATCATATGGATGCAAAATAACTGTTGTTCCAGCAAGCTGGCCTGCTTCGGATGTACTTAATTTGAAGCCTGATGGTGTTCTTTTTAGTAATGGCCCTGGTGACCCAGCTGCAGTTCCATATGCCGTGAAAACAGTACAAGAAATAGTAGGGAAGGTTCCAGTATTTGGTATCTGCATGGGCCATCAATTGATCGGGCAGGCTCTTGGTGGAAAGACGTTTAAAATGAAATTTGGTCATCACGGAGGAAACCATCCAGTTCGTGACAACAGGACCGGACGTGTAGACATCAGTGCACAG AACCATAACTATGCCGTGGATCCTGAATCGCTCCCGGAAGGAGTACAAGTAACACACATCAACCTAAATGACCAGAGCTGTGCTGGTCTTGTGTTCCCCAAGATGAAGCTTATGTCTCTCCAGTACCATCCGgagtcctccccagggccccatgaCTCAGACTTGG CGTTTGGTGAATTTGTGGAGCTGATGAAGAACAACAGATTGTGA